A portion of the Candidatus Eisenbacteria bacterium genome contains these proteins:
- the rplN gene encoding 50S ribosomal protein L14: MVQPRSIITISDNTGARIARCVKVLGGSKKRYGRIGDIIVVSIRDAIPGATIKKGDVAKAVLIRTKKEMRRKDGSYVKFDENAAVLIDEQNEPRGTRIFGPVARELRDKKFMKIVSLAPEVI; this comes from the coding sequence GTGGTTCAACCGAGAAGCATAATAACAATCTCTGATAATACGGGGGCAAGAATCGCCCGGTGCGTGAAGGTCCTCGGCGGGAGCAAGAAGCGTTACGGCCGGATCGGGGACATAATAGTCGTTTCAATCCGGGACGCAATTCCGGGGGCGACAATAAAGAAGGGCGATGTCGCCAAGGCAGTGCTAATCAGGACCAAAAAAGAGATGAGGAGAAAAGACGGCTCCTACGTGAAATTTGATGAGAATGCCGCCGTTTTGATTGATGAACAGAACGAGCCAAGAGGGACGAGAATCTTCGGCCCGGTTGCAAGAGAACTCAGGGACAAAAAGTTCATGAAGATCGTTTCCCTTGCGCCAGAGGTGATCTAG
- the rpsQ gene encoding 30S ribosomal protein S17 — MTERGKRKVRVGRVVSDKMDKTAVVLIERLVKHPSYGRYVRRRTKFKVHDAKNECKVGDVIKFTETRPLSKEKCWRLVEFVKKAD, encoded by the coding sequence ATGACAGAAAGAGGGAAAAGGAAGGTCAGAGTAGGAAGGGTCGTAAGTGACAAAATGGATAAGACCGCCGTCGTCCTGATTGAACGGCTTGTGAAGCACCCGTCCTACGGAAGGTATGTCAGGAGAAGAACGAAATTCAAAGTGCACGATGCGAAGAACGAATGCAAGGTAGGCGATGTCATAAAGTTCACTGAGACGAGGCCTCTGAGTAAAGAAAAATGCTGGAGGCTTGTGGAGTTTGTGAAAAAGGCTGACTAG
- the rpmC gene encoding 50S ribosomal protein L29: MPRELRPERLREMSLEELQEKLKGTSEELFNLRFRNSMKQLDNSLKIRETRRDIARIKTVLKEAQLGIRKIATHGEAK, from the coding sequence ATGCCGCGCGAGCTGAGACCGGAGCGTTTGAGGGAAATGTCCCTTGAAGAGCTGCAGGAGAAACTGAAGGGGACCAGTGAGGAGCTCTTCAACCTGAGATTCAGAAACTCGATGAAGCAGCTTGACAACTCTCTGAAGATCAGGGAGACACGAAGGGATATTGCCAGGATCAAGACAGTTTTGAAGGAAGCCCAACTGGGAATAAGGAAAATAGCCACTCACGGCGAGGCAAAATAG